Proteins encoded together in one Chaetodon auriga isolate fChaAug3 chromosome 20, fChaAug3.hap1, whole genome shotgun sequence window:
- the usp54b gene encoding ubiquitin carboxyl-terminal hydrolase 54 isoform X1, whose protein sequence is MSWKRNYFASGGGAVGGVQGLVTPRTMTSIAPSKGLSNEPGQNSCFLNSALQVLWHLDIFRRSFRQLTTHKCMEDSCIFCALKSIFAQFQFSSERVLPSDALRSALAKTFQDEQRFQLGIMDDAAECFENLLMRIHFHISAESREDICTAKHCIPHQKFAMTLFEQCVCNSCGATSDPLPFIQMVHYISTTSLCNQAVRMLECREKPTPDMFGELLRNASNMGDLRNCPSNCGEVLRIRRVLMNSPEIVSIGLVWDSDHSDLAEDVIHSLGTCLRLGDLFYRVTEERARQAELYLVGMVCYYGKHYSTFFFQTKIRKWMYFDDAHVKEIGPKWKDVVSRCIKGHYQPLLLLYADPRGTPVILQESPNPCTSSNPQLELQHCSSKAGYDSEDSGREPSISSDTRTDSSTDSSSHRASRSRSLHQSTGSHLSSESQTTVVCNYDIGTPPHGADAGESAVEGPPRPPSPPLPEYKETAVFLLSSRRPLTSSSSSSRPLSSSSSSGVGGCEGGAGGPHWEDESTSSESKSSSSGGRYRPTWRPRREALNIDSIFTRPRGSCLGYNTLPGPSLPPEPHDSFPLAGPAPPTQLGLQEVEGREVGELEAGFGLVGQPRSLGSGRTMGPPAPPPLRGVEHQPRLIQRMESGYESSERNSSSPDREVGQQKRVLMSGPSWRSVPKSKSSGAILQELPSPSWGGGTNADSGSGRSELDELQEEVARRARQQEQLKRREAEREAAMGFNPKPSKFMDLDQLQHQAVLRPLHEANAHSGLAVAACMRSTGGPIKRRQEQEMERETGSARPQGPRSEQPGPVQVLLTPNQEEEEDQATPNQDAALGPDPPPPPYRPAPPRPPLTLSIPHPCAPSSQGEEGEGGCIGRRGEDGEDGREGTGVRLCELLQAGGVSVRPLGKHLAISLPSLPLRLWDTHTTQTAHSTHLEPTHTPPPPASSTPPPSSPLEASGQRKPLTPLWQPPHSHSPTGADQHWPRHGAAADSGTRHWSSWSLDRPDAVVTPYDTPPDRCVPIRPQASSQCYSYSCQSSPGHYSSQHAPGQHSDPCCDREEAELSELDSLYQASLLAGKTGCSPSERLISRVGGQARSKTPNADMERSVYGADCAGTPTYLNKPMMLRDLRFGAEPDDGENLRRIGRSLSGTVVTPRRSRLTATRSFELSGGAGTFWLCLTGVKLSSDQSPALLH, encoded by the exons agTATCTTTGCTCAGTTCCAGTTCAGCAGTGAGCGTGTGCTGCCATCAGATGCACTGCGGAGCGCTCTGGCCAAGACTTTCCAAGACGAACAACGCTTTCAGCTGGGCATCATGGACGACGCCGCCGAGTGCTTC GAGAACCTCCTGATGCGTATCCATTTCCACATCAGTGcggagagcagagaggacatcTGCACAGCCAAACACTGTATACCACACCAGAAGTTTGCCATGACGCTGTTCGAACAG tgtgtgtgtaacagctgTGGAGCCACGTCAGACCCCTTGCCCTTCATTCAGATGGTTCATTACATCTCCACTACATCCCTCTG TAACCAGGCAGTGAGGATGCTGGAGTGCAGAGAGAAACCCACACCGGACATGTTTGGAGAACTGCTCCGCAACGCCAGCAACATGGGAGACCTGCGCAACTGCCCT AGTAACTGTGGGGAGGTGCTGCGTATCCGCCGGGTGCTGATGAACTCACCGGAGATTGTGTCCATCGGGCTGGTGTGGGATTCAGACCACTCTGACCTCGCGGAGGACGTCATACACAGCCTGGGGACCTGCCTGCGTCTGGGAGAT ttgttcTACCgtgtgacagaggagagggctcGCCAGGCGGAGCTCTACTTGGTGGGCATGGTGTGCTACTACGGCAAGCACTACTCCACCTTCTTCTTCCAGACCAAGATACGCAAGTGGATGTACTTCGACGACGCCCACGTCAAAGAG ATCGGCCCTAAGTGGAAGGACGTGGTGTCTCGCTGTATCAAAGGCCACTATcagcccctgctgctgctctacgCTGACCCCCGTGGGACGCCGGTGATACTGCAGGAGAGCCCCAACCCCTGTACCAGCTCCAACCCGCAGCTGGAgctccagcactgcagcagcaaggCTGGTTACGACAGTGAAGACTCCG GTCGCGAGCCATCCATATCCAGCGACACTCGCACCGACTCTTCGACGGACAGCTCGAGTCACCGTGCCTCTCGTAGCAGATCGCTCCACCAGTCCACGGGCAGCCACCTCTCCAGCGAATCCCAGACCACAGTGGTCTGTAATTACGACATCGGCACACCGCCGCACGGTGCTGACGCCGGAG AGTCAGCGGTGGAGGGTCCTCCCcgtcctccctctcctcctctgccggAGTACAAGGAGACCGCcgtcttcctcctttcctcccgCCGGCcgctcacctcctcttcctcctcttctcgtCCCCTGTCGTCCTCCTCTTCGTCAGGAGTCGGGGGCTGTGAGGGAGGAGCTGGTGGGCCCCACTGGGAGGATGAAAGCACCAGCAGTGAGAGCAAGTCCAG TTCTTCTGGAGGCCGTTACAGGCCAACCTGGAGGCCCAGGAGAGAGGCCCTGAACATCGACAGCATCTTCACCCGACCGAGAGGCTCCTGTCTGGGCTACAACACCCTGCCTggtccctctctccctccggAGCCCCACGACTCCTTTCCCTTGGCGGGACCCGCTCCACCCACACAGCTAGGGTTGCAGGAGGTGGAAGGGAGGGAGGTTGGGGAGTTGGAGGCGGGGTTTGGGCTGGTCGGGCAGCCTAGGTCTCTGGGCAGCGGGCGGACGATGGGTCCCCCTGCCCCTCCACCTCTGAGAGGGGTGGAGCACCAGCCACGTCTGATTCAGAGGATGGAGAGTGGCTACGAGAGCAGCgagaggaacagcagcagccccGACAG GGAGGTGGGGCAACAGAAACGGGTGCTGATGTCAGGACCGTCATGGCGTTCGGTGCCCAAGTCAAAGAGCAGTGGTGCCATTCTGCAGGAGCTGCCCTCCCCCAGCTGGGGCGGCGGCACCAACGca GATTCAGGCTCAGGGCGCAGTGAGCTGGacgagctgcaggaggaggtggcgAGGAGAGCCCGccagcaggagcagctgaagcGGAGGGAGGCGGAGCGGGAGGCGGCCATGGGATTCAACCCCAAACCCAGCAAATTCATGGACCTGGACCAGCTCCAACACCAGG CTGTGCTCAGACCCCTGCATGAGGCTAACGCTCATAGCGGATTGGCTGTAGCTGCGTGCATGAGGAGCACTGGGGGCCCAATCAAACGCAGGCAGGAACAGGAAATGGAACGGGAGACAGGAAGCGCCCGCCCACAGGGGCCTCGCAG TGAACAGCCTGGCCCGGTCCAAGTACTGCTGACGCCCaatcaggaggaggaagaggaccaGGCAACGCCCAACCAGGACGCTGCTCTGGGCCCGGACCCGCCCCCTCCACCCTATCGGCCTGCTCCCCCTCGACCCCCGCTCACCCTCAGCATCCCTCACCCTTGCGCCCCGTCCAGCCAAGGGGAAGAAGGGGAGGGTGGGTGCATCGGGAGGCGAGGGGAGGATGGCGAGGATGGGAGGGAGGGGACGGGGGTGAGGCTGTGTGAGTTGCTGCAGGCAGGGGGGGTGAGCGTCAGACCCCTGGGGAAGCACTTAGCCATCTCTCTGCCCTCGCTTCCTCTGCGTCTCTGGgatacacacaccacacaaaccGCACACTCCACACACCTTGaacctacacacacaccccctcctcctgcgTCCTCTACTCCTCCCCCATCTTCCCCTCTGGAAGCCTCTGGGCAAAGGAAACCTCTCACGCCGCTCTGGCAGCCCCCCCATTCCCACTCCCCCACCGGCGCTGATCAGCATTGGCCGAGACACGGGGCTGCCGCCGACAGCGGCACCCGTCATTGGTCCTCCTGGAGTTTGGACCGGCCCGACGCCGTGGTGACACCATATGACACACCCCCAGACCGCTGCGTTCCCATCAGGCCGCAGGCGTCCAGTCAGTGCTACAGCTACAGTTGCCAGTCTTCTCCAGGGCACTACAGCTCCCAGCATGCCCCAGGGCAACACAGTGATCCCTGCTGTGACCGGGAAGAGGCTGAGCTGTCTGAGCTAGACTCCCTTTACCAGGCCAGTCTGCTGGCTGGAaagacag gctgcaGCCCATCAGAGAGGCTCATATCCAGGGTGGGAGGGCAGGCTCGCTCCAAGACCCCCAACGCAGACATGGAGAGGAGTGTGTATGGGGCGGACTGCGCTGGCACCCCCACCTACCTCAACAAG CCAATGATGTTGCGGGATCTGCGTTTTGGGGCGGAGCCTGACGATGGGGAGAACCTGAGGCGGATTGGACGCAGCCTGAGCGGCACAGTAGTGACCCCGCGCCGCAGCCGCCTGACTGCAACCCGCAGCTTT GAGCTGTCGGGCGGTGCAGGGACcttctggctgtgtctgacgGGGGTCAAGCTGTCTTCTGACCAGAGTCCTGCTCTGCTTCACTAA
- the usp54b gene encoding ubiquitin carboxyl-terminal hydrolase 54 isoform X3: MRSIQYEKTEERTKGDTAGRKSGIKESNKVLWHLDIFRRSFRQLTTHKCMEDSCIFCALKSIFAQFQFSSERVLPSDALRSALAKTFQDEQRFQLGIMDDAAECFENLLMRIHFHISAESREDICTAKHCIPHQKFAMTLFEQCVCNSCGATSDPLPFIQMVHYISTTSLCNQAVRMLECREKPTPDMFGELLRNASNMGDLRNCPSNCGEVLRIRRVLMNSPEIVSIGLVWDSDHSDLAEDVIHSLGTCLRLGDLFYRVTEERARQAELYLVGMVCYYGKHYSTFFFQTKIRKWMYFDDAHVKEIGPKWKDVVSRCIKGHYQPLLLLYADPRGTPVILQESPNPCTSSNPQLELQHCSSKAGYDSEDSGREPSISSDTRTDSSTDSSSHRASRSRSLHQSTGSHLSSESQTTVVCNYDIGTPPHGADAGESAVEGPPRPPSPPLPEYKETAVFLLSSRRPLTSSSSSSRPLSSSSSSGVGGCEGGAGGPHWEDESTSSESKSSSSGGRYRPTWRPRREALNIDSIFTRPRGSCLGYNTLPGPSLPPEPHDSFPLAGPAPPTQLGLQEVEGREVGELEAGFGLVGQPRSLGSGRTMGPPAPPPLRGVEHQPRLIQRMESGYESSERNSSSPDREVGQQKRVLMSGPSWRSVPKSKSSGAILQELPSPSWGGGTNADSGSGRSELDELQEEVARRARQQEQLKRREAEREAAMGFNPKPSKFMDLDQLQHQAVLRPLHEANAHSGLAVAACMRSTGGPIKRRQEQEMERETGSARPQGPRSEQPGPVQVLLTPNQEEEEDQATPNQDAALGPDPPPPPYRPAPPRPPLTLSIPHPCAPSSQGEEGEGGCIGRRGEDGEDGREGTGVRLCELLQAGGVSVRPLGKHLAISLPSLPLRLWDTHTTQTAHSTHLEPTHTPPPPASSTPPPSSPLEASGQRKPLTPLWQPPHSHSPTGADQHWPRHGAAADSGTRHWSSWSLDRPDAVVTPYDTPPDRCVPIRPQASSQCYSYSCQSSPGHYSSQHAPGQHSDPCCDREEAELSELDSLYQASLLAGKTGCSPSERLISRVGGQARSKTPNADMERSVYGADCAGTPTYLNKPMMLRDLRFGAEPDDGENLRRIGRSLSGTVVTPRRSRLTATRSFELSGGAGTFWLCLTGVKLSSDQSPALLH, encoded by the exons agTATCTTTGCTCAGTTCCAGTTCAGCAGTGAGCGTGTGCTGCCATCAGATGCACTGCGGAGCGCTCTGGCCAAGACTTTCCAAGACGAACAACGCTTTCAGCTGGGCATCATGGACGACGCCGCCGAGTGCTTC GAGAACCTCCTGATGCGTATCCATTTCCACATCAGTGcggagagcagagaggacatcTGCACAGCCAAACACTGTATACCACACCAGAAGTTTGCCATGACGCTGTTCGAACAG tgtgtgtgtaacagctgTGGAGCCACGTCAGACCCCTTGCCCTTCATTCAGATGGTTCATTACATCTCCACTACATCCCTCTG TAACCAGGCAGTGAGGATGCTGGAGTGCAGAGAGAAACCCACACCGGACATGTTTGGAGAACTGCTCCGCAACGCCAGCAACATGGGAGACCTGCGCAACTGCCCT AGTAACTGTGGGGAGGTGCTGCGTATCCGCCGGGTGCTGATGAACTCACCGGAGATTGTGTCCATCGGGCTGGTGTGGGATTCAGACCACTCTGACCTCGCGGAGGACGTCATACACAGCCTGGGGACCTGCCTGCGTCTGGGAGAT ttgttcTACCgtgtgacagaggagagggctcGCCAGGCGGAGCTCTACTTGGTGGGCATGGTGTGCTACTACGGCAAGCACTACTCCACCTTCTTCTTCCAGACCAAGATACGCAAGTGGATGTACTTCGACGACGCCCACGTCAAAGAG ATCGGCCCTAAGTGGAAGGACGTGGTGTCTCGCTGTATCAAAGGCCACTATcagcccctgctgctgctctacgCTGACCCCCGTGGGACGCCGGTGATACTGCAGGAGAGCCCCAACCCCTGTACCAGCTCCAACCCGCAGCTGGAgctccagcactgcagcagcaaggCTGGTTACGACAGTGAAGACTCCG GTCGCGAGCCATCCATATCCAGCGACACTCGCACCGACTCTTCGACGGACAGCTCGAGTCACCGTGCCTCTCGTAGCAGATCGCTCCACCAGTCCACGGGCAGCCACCTCTCCAGCGAATCCCAGACCACAGTGGTCTGTAATTACGACATCGGCACACCGCCGCACGGTGCTGACGCCGGAG AGTCAGCGGTGGAGGGTCCTCCCcgtcctccctctcctcctctgccggAGTACAAGGAGACCGCcgtcttcctcctttcctcccgCCGGCcgctcacctcctcttcctcctcttctcgtCCCCTGTCGTCCTCCTCTTCGTCAGGAGTCGGGGGCTGTGAGGGAGGAGCTGGTGGGCCCCACTGGGAGGATGAAAGCACCAGCAGTGAGAGCAAGTCCAG TTCTTCTGGAGGCCGTTACAGGCCAACCTGGAGGCCCAGGAGAGAGGCCCTGAACATCGACAGCATCTTCACCCGACCGAGAGGCTCCTGTCTGGGCTACAACACCCTGCCTggtccctctctccctccggAGCCCCACGACTCCTTTCCCTTGGCGGGACCCGCTCCACCCACACAGCTAGGGTTGCAGGAGGTGGAAGGGAGGGAGGTTGGGGAGTTGGAGGCGGGGTTTGGGCTGGTCGGGCAGCCTAGGTCTCTGGGCAGCGGGCGGACGATGGGTCCCCCTGCCCCTCCACCTCTGAGAGGGGTGGAGCACCAGCCACGTCTGATTCAGAGGATGGAGAGTGGCTACGAGAGCAGCgagaggaacagcagcagccccGACAG GGAGGTGGGGCAACAGAAACGGGTGCTGATGTCAGGACCGTCATGGCGTTCGGTGCCCAAGTCAAAGAGCAGTGGTGCCATTCTGCAGGAGCTGCCCTCCCCCAGCTGGGGCGGCGGCACCAACGca GATTCAGGCTCAGGGCGCAGTGAGCTGGacgagctgcaggaggaggtggcgAGGAGAGCCCGccagcaggagcagctgaagcGGAGGGAGGCGGAGCGGGAGGCGGCCATGGGATTCAACCCCAAACCCAGCAAATTCATGGACCTGGACCAGCTCCAACACCAGG CTGTGCTCAGACCCCTGCATGAGGCTAACGCTCATAGCGGATTGGCTGTAGCTGCGTGCATGAGGAGCACTGGGGGCCCAATCAAACGCAGGCAGGAACAGGAAATGGAACGGGAGACAGGAAGCGCCCGCCCACAGGGGCCTCGCAG TGAACAGCCTGGCCCGGTCCAAGTACTGCTGACGCCCaatcaggaggaggaagaggaccaGGCAACGCCCAACCAGGACGCTGCTCTGGGCCCGGACCCGCCCCCTCCACCCTATCGGCCTGCTCCCCCTCGACCCCCGCTCACCCTCAGCATCCCTCACCCTTGCGCCCCGTCCAGCCAAGGGGAAGAAGGGGAGGGTGGGTGCATCGGGAGGCGAGGGGAGGATGGCGAGGATGGGAGGGAGGGGACGGGGGTGAGGCTGTGTGAGTTGCTGCAGGCAGGGGGGGTGAGCGTCAGACCCCTGGGGAAGCACTTAGCCATCTCTCTGCCCTCGCTTCCTCTGCGTCTCTGGgatacacacaccacacaaaccGCACACTCCACACACCTTGaacctacacacacaccccctcctcctgcgTCCTCTACTCCTCCCCCATCTTCCCCTCTGGAAGCCTCTGGGCAAAGGAAACCTCTCACGCCGCTCTGGCAGCCCCCCCATTCCCACTCCCCCACCGGCGCTGATCAGCATTGGCCGAGACACGGGGCTGCCGCCGACAGCGGCACCCGTCATTGGTCCTCCTGGAGTTTGGACCGGCCCGACGCCGTGGTGACACCATATGACACACCCCCAGACCGCTGCGTTCCCATCAGGCCGCAGGCGTCCAGTCAGTGCTACAGCTACAGTTGCCAGTCTTCTCCAGGGCACTACAGCTCCCAGCATGCCCCAGGGCAACACAGTGATCCCTGCTGTGACCGGGAAGAGGCTGAGCTGTCTGAGCTAGACTCCCTTTACCAGGCCAGTCTGCTGGCTGGAaagacag gctgcaGCCCATCAGAGAGGCTCATATCCAGGGTGGGAGGGCAGGCTCGCTCCAAGACCCCCAACGCAGACATGGAGAGGAGTGTGTATGGGGCGGACTGCGCTGGCACCCCCACCTACCTCAACAAG CCAATGATGTTGCGGGATCTGCGTTTTGGGGCGGAGCCTGACGATGGGGAGAACCTGAGGCGGATTGGACGCAGCCTGAGCGGCACAGTAGTGACCCCGCGCCGCAGCCGCCTGACTGCAACCCGCAGCTTT GAGCTGTCGGGCGGTGCAGGGACcttctggctgtgtctgacgGGGGTCAAGCTGTCTTCTGACCAGAGTCCTGCTCTGCTTCACTAA
- the usp54b gene encoding ubiquitin carboxyl-terminal hydrolase 54 isoform X2: MSWKRNYFASGGGAVGGVQGLVTPRTMTSIAPSKGLSNEPGQNSCFLNSALQVLWHLDIFRRSFRQLTTHKCMEDSCIFCALKSIFAQFQFSSERVLPSDALRSALAKTFQDEQRFQLGIMDDAAECFENLLMRIHFHISAESREDICTAKHCIPHQKFAMTLFEQCVCNSCGATSDPLPFIQMVHYISTTSLCNQAVRMLECREKPTPDMFGELLRNASNMGDLRNCPSNCGEVLRIRRVLMNSPEIVSIGLVWDSDHSDLAEDVIHSLGTCLRLGDLFYRVTEERARQAELYLVGMVCYYGKHYSTFFFQTKIRKWMYFDDAHVKEIGPKWKDVVSRCIKGHYQPLLLLYADPRGTPVILQESPNPCTSSNPQLELQHCSSKAGYDSEDSGREPSISSDTRTDSSTDSSSHRASRSRSLHQSTGSHLSSESQTTVVCNYDIGTPPHGADAGESAVEGPPRPPSPPLPEYKETAVFLLSSRRPLTSSSSSSRPLSSSSSSGVGGCEGGAGGPHWEDESTSSESKSSSSGGRYRPTWRPRREALNIDSIFTRPRGSCLGYNTLPGPSLPPEPHDSFPLAGPAPPTQLGLQEVEGREVGELEAGFGLVGQPRSLGSGRTMGPPAPPPLRGVEHQPRLIQRMESGYESSERNSSSPDREVGQQKRVLMSGPSWRSVPKSKSSGAILQELPSPSWGGGTNAGSGRSELDELQEEVARRARQQEQLKRREAEREAAMGFNPKPSKFMDLDQLQHQAVLRPLHEANAHSGLAVAACMRSTGGPIKRRQEQEMERETGSARPQGPRSEQPGPVQVLLTPNQEEEEDQATPNQDAALGPDPPPPPYRPAPPRPPLTLSIPHPCAPSSQGEEGEGGCIGRRGEDGEDGREGTGVRLCELLQAGGVSVRPLGKHLAISLPSLPLRLWDTHTTQTAHSTHLEPTHTPPPPASSTPPPSSPLEASGQRKPLTPLWQPPHSHSPTGADQHWPRHGAAADSGTRHWSSWSLDRPDAVVTPYDTPPDRCVPIRPQASSQCYSYSCQSSPGHYSSQHAPGQHSDPCCDREEAELSELDSLYQASLLAGKTGCSPSERLISRVGGQARSKTPNADMERSVYGADCAGTPTYLNKPMMLRDLRFGAEPDDGENLRRIGRSLSGTVVTPRRSRLTATRSFELSGGAGTFWLCLTGVKLSSDQSPALLH, translated from the exons agTATCTTTGCTCAGTTCCAGTTCAGCAGTGAGCGTGTGCTGCCATCAGATGCACTGCGGAGCGCTCTGGCCAAGACTTTCCAAGACGAACAACGCTTTCAGCTGGGCATCATGGACGACGCCGCCGAGTGCTTC GAGAACCTCCTGATGCGTATCCATTTCCACATCAGTGcggagagcagagaggacatcTGCACAGCCAAACACTGTATACCACACCAGAAGTTTGCCATGACGCTGTTCGAACAG tgtgtgtgtaacagctgTGGAGCCACGTCAGACCCCTTGCCCTTCATTCAGATGGTTCATTACATCTCCACTACATCCCTCTG TAACCAGGCAGTGAGGATGCTGGAGTGCAGAGAGAAACCCACACCGGACATGTTTGGAGAACTGCTCCGCAACGCCAGCAACATGGGAGACCTGCGCAACTGCCCT AGTAACTGTGGGGAGGTGCTGCGTATCCGCCGGGTGCTGATGAACTCACCGGAGATTGTGTCCATCGGGCTGGTGTGGGATTCAGACCACTCTGACCTCGCGGAGGACGTCATACACAGCCTGGGGACCTGCCTGCGTCTGGGAGAT ttgttcTACCgtgtgacagaggagagggctcGCCAGGCGGAGCTCTACTTGGTGGGCATGGTGTGCTACTACGGCAAGCACTACTCCACCTTCTTCTTCCAGACCAAGATACGCAAGTGGATGTACTTCGACGACGCCCACGTCAAAGAG ATCGGCCCTAAGTGGAAGGACGTGGTGTCTCGCTGTATCAAAGGCCACTATcagcccctgctgctgctctacgCTGACCCCCGTGGGACGCCGGTGATACTGCAGGAGAGCCCCAACCCCTGTACCAGCTCCAACCCGCAGCTGGAgctccagcactgcagcagcaaggCTGGTTACGACAGTGAAGACTCCG GTCGCGAGCCATCCATATCCAGCGACACTCGCACCGACTCTTCGACGGACAGCTCGAGTCACCGTGCCTCTCGTAGCAGATCGCTCCACCAGTCCACGGGCAGCCACCTCTCCAGCGAATCCCAGACCACAGTGGTCTGTAATTACGACATCGGCACACCGCCGCACGGTGCTGACGCCGGAG AGTCAGCGGTGGAGGGTCCTCCCcgtcctccctctcctcctctgccggAGTACAAGGAGACCGCcgtcttcctcctttcctcccgCCGGCcgctcacctcctcttcctcctcttctcgtCCCCTGTCGTCCTCCTCTTCGTCAGGAGTCGGGGGCTGTGAGGGAGGAGCTGGTGGGCCCCACTGGGAGGATGAAAGCACCAGCAGTGAGAGCAAGTCCAG TTCTTCTGGAGGCCGTTACAGGCCAACCTGGAGGCCCAGGAGAGAGGCCCTGAACATCGACAGCATCTTCACCCGACCGAGAGGCTCCTGTCTGGGCTACAACACCCTGCCTggtccctctctccctccggAGCCCCACGACTCCTTTCCCTTGGCGGGACCCGCTCCACCCACACAGCTAGGGTTGCAGGAGGTGGAAGGGAGGGAGGTTGGGGAGTTGGAGGCGGGGTTTGGGCTGGTCGGGCAGCCTAGGTCTCTGGGCAGCGGGCGGACGATGGGTCCCCCTGCCCCTCCACCTCTGAGAGGGGTGGAGCACCAGCCACGTCTGATTCAGAGGATGGAGAGTGGCTACGAGAGCAGCgagaggaacagcagcagccccGACAG GGAGGTGGGGCAACAGAAACGGGTGCTGATGTCAGGACCGTCATGGCGTTCGGTGCCCAAGTCAAAGAGCAGTGGTGCCATTCTGCAGGAGCTGCCCTCCCCCAGCTGGGGCGGCGGCACCAACGcag GCTCAGGGCGCAGTGAGCTGGacgagctgcaggaggaggtggcgAGGAGAGCCCGccagcaggagcagctgaagcGGAGGGAGGCGGAGCGGGAGGCGGCCATGGGATTCAACCCCAAACCCAGCAAATTCATGGACCTGGACCAGCTCCAACACCAGG CTGTGCTCAGACCCCTGCATGAGGCTAACGCTCATAGCGGATTGGCTGTAGCTGCGTGCATGAGGAGCACTGGGGGCCCAATCAAACGCAGGCAGGAACAGGAAATGGAACGGGAGACAGGAAGCGCCCGCCCACAGGGGCCTCGCAG TGAACAGCCTGGCCCGGTCCAAGTACTGCTGACGCCCaatcaggaggaggaagaggaccaGGCAACGCCCAACCAGGACGCTGCTCTGGGCCCGGACCCGCCCCCTCCACCCTATCGGCCTGCTCCCCCTCGACCCCCGCTCACCCTCAGCATCCCTCACCCTTGCGCCCCGTCCAGCCAAGGGGAAGAAGGGGAGGGTGGGTGCATCGGGAGGCGAGGGGAGGATGGCGAGGATGGGAGGGAGGGGACGGGGGTGAGGCTGTGTGAGTTGCTGCAGGCAGGGGGGGTGAGCGTCAGACCCCTGGGGAAGCACTTAGCCATCTCTCTGCCCTCGCTTCCTCTGCGTCTCTGGgatacacacaccacacaaaccGCACACTCCACACACCTTGaacctacacacacaccccctcctcctgcgTCCTCTACTCCTCCCCCATCTTCCCCTCTGGAAGCCTCTGGGCAAAGGAAACCTCTCACGCCGCTCTGGCAGCCCCCCCATTCCCACTCCCCCACCGGCGCTGATCAGCATTGGCCGAGACACGGGGCTGCCGCCGACAGCGGCACCCGTCATTGGTCCTCCTGGAGTTTGGACCGGCCCGACGCCGTGGTGACACCATATGACACACCCCCAGACCGCTGCGTTCCCATCAGGCCGCAGGCGTCCAGTCAGTGCTACAGCTACAGTTGCCAGTCTTCTCCAGGGCACTACAGCTCCCAGCATGCCCCAGGGCAACACAGTGATCCCTGCTGTGACCGGGAAGAGGCTGAGCTGTCTGAGCTAGACTCCCTTTACCAGGCCAGTCTGCTGGCTGGAaagacag gctgcaGCCCATCAGAGAGGCTCATATCCAGGGTGGGAGGGCAGGCTCGCTCCAAGACCCCCAACGCAGACATGGAGAGGAGTGTGTATGGGGCGGACTGCGCTGGCACCCCCACCTACCTCAACAAG CCAATGATGTTGCGGGATCTGCGTTTTGGGGCGGAGCCTGACGATGGGGAGAACCTGAGGCGGATTGGACGCAGCCTGAGCGGCACAGTAGTGACCCCGCGCCGCAGCCGCCTGACTGCAACCCGCAGCTTT GAGCTGTCGGGCGGTGCAGGGACcttctggctgtgtctgacgGGGGTCAAGCTGTCTTCTGACCAGAGTCCTGCTCTGCTTCACTAA